The following proteins come from a genomic window of Hyalangium minutum:
- a CDS encoding CARDB domain-containing protein, giving the protein MNRRSSRFGSLWGVVALVAAAGCDGSAEPGSEAVLGATSQAVISAPDFVVSSVTGPASATPGQQLTATVVVCNQGTQAGGAPVEVYLSADTTITPNGPTGPSPDSFVGYAGTPYLNPGQCQTLTVQGPASVPSEGAYYLGAYVDPPNGTAELLENNNAKTGARIGIGYKPDFVVSSVTGPVSATPGQQLTATVVVCNQGTQAGGAPVEVYLSADTTITPNGPTGPSPDSFVGYVGTPYLNPGQCQTLTVQGPASVPSEGAYYLGAYVDPPNGTAELLENNNAKTGARIGIGYKPDFVVSSVTGPVSATPGQQLTATVVVCNQGTQAGGAPVEVY; this is encoded by the coding sequence ATGAATCGACGCAGCAGCAGGTTCGGAAGCCTTTGGGGAGTGGTGGCCCTGGTGGCAGCAGCGGGGTGTGATGGCTCGGCAGAGCCCGGCTCGGAAGCCGTGCTGGGCGCCACGAGCCAGGCGGTGATTTCGGCTCCGGACTTCGTGGTGTCGTCGGTAACAGGGCCCGCGAGCGCCACGCCCGGGCAGCAGCTCACGGCGACGGTGGTGGTGTGCAACCAGGGCACGCAGGCGGGTGGCGCGCCTGTCGAGGTGTACCTGTCGGCGGACACCACCATCACGCCGAATGGGCCGACGGGGCCTTCGCCGGACTCCTTCGTGGGCTACGCCGGCACGCCGTATCTGAACCCGGGGCAGTGCCAGACGCTGACGGTGCAGGGCCCGGCCTCGGTGCCCTCCGAGGGTGCTTACTACTTGGGTGCGTACGTGGATCCGCCCAACGGCACGGCCGAGCTGCTCGAGAACAACAACGCCAAGACGGGCGCGCGCATTGGCATCGGCTACAAGCCGGACTTCGTGGTGTCGTCGGTGACGGGGCCGGTGAGCGCCACGCCTGGGCAGCAGCTCACGGCGACGGTGGTGGTGTGCAACCAAGGCACGCAGGCAGGCGGCGCGCCCGTCGAGGTGTACCTGTCGGCGGACACCACCATCACGCCGAACGGTCCCACAGGGCCTTCGCCGGATTCCTTTGTGGGCTACGTCGGCACGCCGTATCTGAACCCGGGGCAGTGCCAGACGCTGACGGTGCAGGGCCCGGCCTCGGTGCCCTCCGAGGGTGCTTACTACTTGGGTGCGTACGTGGATCCGCCCAACGGCACGGCCGAGCTGCTCGAGAACAACAACGCCAAGACGGGCGCGCGCATCGGCATCGGCTACAAGCCGGACTTCGTCGTGTCGTCGGTGACGGGGCCTGTGAGCGCCACTCCTGGTCAGCAGCTCACGGCGACGGTGGTGGTATGCAACCAAGGCACGCAGGCAGGCGGCGCGCCTGTCGAGGTGTACC
- a CDS encoding ATP-binding cassette domain-containing protein, with product MTEFISIRGARENNLKDVTLQIPKRKLTIFTGVSGSGKSSIVFDTLATEAQRQLYENFSLFIRNFLPKYPQPDADAIENLTMAVIVDQKRLGGGSHSTVGTVTDIHGVLRLLFSRVGKPSAGGAIAYSFNDPRGACPDCNGLGKKVGVVSDDFLDMSKSLNEGAVQVPFFNDWDVQAYTLSGFFDNDKKLSKFTKDEMELLLHGKDRKFKAQFGGKTINLTYAGVIAKIERSYVQRDIKTLSERTQKAVMPYLKPRECPSCKGARLNPAALASKINGHNIAELSSMEVGELLKVVRAIKEPKAGPIVNALVERLQAIVDIGLEYLSLDRETDTLSGGESQRVRMVKHLGSSLVDVMYIFDEPSVGLHPRDVHRLNELLGKLRDKGNTVIVVEHDPAVIEAADHIVDVGPGAGRSGGTIVFEGTYEKLLKSDTLTGRHLTQALPIKKDVRKPTGQLRIKNARANNLKSISVDIPKGVLTAVTGVAGSGKSSLINDVFLVQHPDAIVIDQSAVGTSTRSNPATYTGVMDDLRKAFASANKVDAGLFSFNSKGACEACNGSGVVYTDLSFLDAFKSPCEVCQGRRFKDDVLAYKLDGKSISDVLAMTVAQAVELFQKRKEIVRKLQAMHDVGLAYLTLGQPLSTLSGGECQRIKLASELHKDGSVYVMDEPTTGLHMSDITHLMGIIDRLVDGGNTVIVIEHNLDVIRSADWIIDLGPEGGSKGGEVIFEGTPAELVKAKRSLTGQYLR from the coding sequence ATGACCGAGTTCATCTCCATCCGCGGCGCGCGCGAAAACAACCTCAAGGACGTCACGCTCCAGATTCCCAAGCGCAAGCTCACGATCTTCACCGGCGTCTCGGGCTCGGGGAAATCGTCGATCGTGTTCGACACGCTGGCGACGGAGGCCCAGCGCCAGCTCTACGAGAACTTCTCGCTGTTCATCCGCAACTTCCTACCCAAGTACCCGCAGCCCGACGCCGACGCGATCGAAAACCTCACCATGGCGGTGATCGTCGACCAGAAGCGGCTCGGCGGCGGATCGCATTCCACCGTCGGCACGGTGACCGATATCCATGGCGTGCTGCGCCTGCTGTTCTCGCGCGTGGGTAAGCCGTCGGCGGGCGGGGCGATCGCGTATTCGTTCAACGATCCGCGCGGCGCGTGTCCCGACTGCAATGGCCTCGGGAAGAAGGTCGGTGTCGTCTCCGACGACTTCCTCGACATGAGCAAGTCGCTCAATGAGGGCGCGGTACAGGTCCCGTTCTTCAACGACTGGGACGTGCAGGCGTACACGTTGAGCGGCTTCTTCGACAATGACAAGAAGCTCAGCAAGTTCACGAAGGACGAAATGGAGCTGCTGCTCCACGGCAAGGATCGCAAGTTCAAGGCGCAGTTCGGCGGGAAGACCATCAACCTCACCTACGCCGGCGTCATCGCCAAGATCGAACGCTCGTACGTGCAGCGCGACATCAAGACGCTCAGCGAGCGCACGCAGAAAGCGGTGATGCCGTACCTCAAGCCGCGCGAATGTCCGTCGTGCAAGGGCGCGCGCTTGAACCCCGCCGCACTCGCGAGCAAGATCAACGGCCACAACATCGCTGAATTGTCGTCGATGGAGGTCGGCGAGCTGTTGAAGGTGGTGCGCGCGATCAAAGAGCCCAAGGCCGGGCCGATCGTGAATGCGCTCGTCGAGCGGCTGCAGGCCATCGTCGATATCGGGCTCGAATACCTGAGCCTCGACCGAGAGACTGACACGCTGTCCGGCGGGGAATCGCAGCGCGTGCGGATGGTGAAGCACCTCGGCAGCAGCCTCGTAGATGTGATGTACATCTTTGACGAGCCGAGCGTGGGCCTTCACCCGCGCGACGTGCATCGCCTCAACGAGCTGCTCGGGAAACTGCGCGACAAGGGCAACACCGTGATCGTCGTCGAGCACGACCCCGCTGTGATCGAAGCCGCCGATCACATCGTCGATGTGGGGCCGGGCGCGGGCCGCAGCGGCGGGACGATCGTCTTCGAAGGCACATACGAAAAGCTTCTCAAATCCGACACGCTCACCGGCCGCCATCTCACGCAGGCGCTGCCGATCAAGAAGGATGTGCGCAAACCCACCGGCCAGCTGCGCATCAAGAACGCACGCGCGAACAACCTGAAGAGCATCTCCGTCGACATCCCCAAGGGCGTGCTCACCGCGGTGACCGGCGTCGCGGGCTCAGGAAAGAGCTCGCTCATCAACGATGTGTTCCTCGTGCAGCATCCCGACGCGATCGTGATCGATCAGTCCGCCGTCGGAACCTCCACGCGCAGCAACCCCGCAACGTACACCGGCGTGATGGATGATCTGCGCAAGGCGTTCGCGTCGGCCAACAAGGTGGACGCGGGGCTGTTCAGCTTCAACTCGAAAGGCGCGTGCGAAGCGTGCAACGGATCGGGAGTGGTCTACACCGATCTCTCGTTCCTCGATGCGTTCAAATCACCGTGCGAGGTGTGCCAGGGCCGCCGTTTCAAGGACGACGTGCTGGCGTACAAGCTCGACGGGAAGTCGATCAGCGATGTGCTCGCGATGACGGTGGCGCAGGCGGTGGAGTTGTTTCAAAAGCGCAAGGAGATCGTTCGCAAGCTGCAGGCGATGCACGACGTGGGGCTCGCGTACCTCACGCTCGGCCAGCCGCTGAGCACCCTTTCCGGCGGGGAGTGCCAGCGCATCAAGCTCGCCAGCGAACTGCATAAGGACGGCAGCGTCTACGTCATGGACGAGCCGACGACGGGATTGCACATGTCCGATATCACGCACCTGATGGGGATCATCGATCGCCTCGTCGACGGCGGGAACACGGTGATCGTGATCGAGCACAACCTCGACGTCATCCGCAGCGCGGATTGGATCATCGACCTGGGGCCTGAGGGGGGCAGCAAGGGCGGCGAGGTGATCTTCGAGGGCACGCCAGCGGAGTTGGTGAAAGCGAAGCGCTCGCTGACCGGGCAGTACCTGCGGTAG
- a CDS encoding alpha/beta fold hydrolase, producing the protein MTERWIESRGIRLCTESFGSPDDPPILLIMGAMSSMKWWPDGLVAMLVAAGRFVVRYDQRDMGRSTTYPPGAPGYTVDDLADDVIAVLDGYGLARAHLVGMSLGGMLSQIVALKAPERVLSLTLISAEFLGDLGFTPPPLSPALLAHFGTAATLDWSDEAAVLEFMVKAGRLNSSGRRPYDEALARRVAAAEFRRSHNLQSMMNYTVLTGGERWYGRTHELQAPLLIIHGALDPVVAYAHGIALSRAVPGAKLVTLEDAGHELHETDWPTIANAITAHTGAAH; encoded by the coding sequence ATGACCGAGCGCTGGATTGAAAGCCGTGGCATCCGTCTCTGCACGGAGTCCTTTGGTTCGCCGGACGACCCGCCCATCCTCCTGATCATGGGAGCGATGTCGTCCATGAAGTGGTGGCCCGATGGGCTGGTCGCCATGCTGGTCGCGGCGGGGCGGTTTGTTGTCCGCTACGACCAGCGCGACATGGGCCGCTCCACAACGTATCCCCCGGGAGCCCCGGGCTACACCGTCGATGACCTCGCGGATGACGTCATCGCCGTGCTGGACGGCTATGGCCTCGCGCGAGCCCACCTGGTGGGGATGTCACTCGGGGGGATGCTCTCGCAAATCGTGGCATTGAAGGCTCCGGAGCGAGTCCTCTCCCTCACACTGATCAGCGCGGAGTTTCTCGGCGATCTGGGCTTCACGCCCCCGCCCCTCTCACCGGCGCTGCTCGCACACTTCGGGACGGCGGCCACCCTGGACTGGAGCGACGAGGCCGCCGTTCTCGAGTTCATGGTGAAGGCGGGGCGCCTGAACTCCAGCGGGCGCCGGCCTTACGATGAGGCCCTGGCGCGCCGCGTGGCAGCGGCGGAGTTCCGTCGCTCGCACAACCTCCAGAGCATGATGAACTATACGGTCCTCACGGGCGGCGAGCGCTGGTACGGCCGGACCCATGAGCTCCAGGCGCCCCTGCTCATCATCCACGGCGCGCTGGACCCCGTCGTTGCTTACGCGCATGGCATCGCCCTGAGCCGGGCGGTGCCGGGCGCGAAGCTGGTCACGCTCGAGGATGCAGGGCACGAGCTGCACGAGACGGACTGGCCCACCATCGCCAATGCCATTACCGCTCATACCGGCGCCGCGCACTGA
- a CDS encoding TetR/AcrR family transcriptional regulator has protein sequence MPRIGCVPRFRDVIVTVAVPRPKLHSDEAILDATMEVLLRRGLAGFTLNDVAAELGMSRAALIQRFKNKDTLYRRVMERSGAQRRDYLASMPVEVGAQGLWRFLTEIISGMGTGEGLDSYLLLAWQDLRDTTLRRMALERNLMVRDAIAARLPKMAERNEVAAVLQDVIAGATMQWMVEREPSLTRYVLERVRRVLGLLFPHESFELPKR, from the coding sequence ATGCCCCGGATCGGATGCGTTCCTCGCTTCCGCGACGTGATAGTTACCGTGGCCGTGCCCCGGCCCAAGCTGCACAGCGACGAAGCCATTCTCGATGCCACCATGGAAGTGCTGCTGCGTCGCGGGCTGGCCGGGTTCACCTTGAATGACGTGGCCGCCGAGCTGGGAATGTCCCGCGCCGCGCTCATCCAGCGCTTCAAGAACAAGGACACGCTGTACCGGCGTGTCATGGAGCGCTCGGGTGCGCAGCGGCGCGACTATCTCGCGAGCATGCCCGTGGAAGTGGGAGCACAGGGACTCTGGCGCTTCCTGACGGAGATCATCTCCGGCATGGGCACGGGGGAGGGACTCGACAGCTACCTGCTCCTCGCTTGGCAGGACCTGAGAGACACCACCCTGAGGCGCATGGCCCTCGAAAGGAACCTGATGGTCCGCGATGCCATCGCCGCCCGGCTTCCCAAGATGGCCGAGCGGAATGAAGTCGCCGCCGTGCTGCAGGACGTCATCGCAGGTGCGACGATGCAGTGGATGGTGGAGCGGGAGCCCTCGCTGACCCGCTATGTGCTGGAGCGCGTGCGCCGGGTGCTCGGTCTGCTGTTCCCCCACGAGTCCTTCGAGCTTCCGAAGCGCTGA